Proteins from a single region of Hydra vulgaris chromosome 12, alternate assembly HydraT2T_AEP:
- the LOC124807627 gene encoding octanoyl-[acyl-carrier-protein]:protein N-octanoyltransferase LIPT2, mitochondrial-like yields MFFSKPFFKNVALQNFRFQTYNSSMQIMKSFENILRTGCDKTMYGNILICEHPPVYTVGIRKKSYIDGDIIRNLKDKGAEFCYADRGGLITFHGPGQLVCYPILDLKKFNLSIRCYINQLEQVIIDTCTDLGVATERTNDVGVWVKENKIAAIGVHCRQHISTHGLAINCNTNLNWFKNIVPCGLVGKGVTSLSKELNDDITVDHVLPIFLKRFEKTFGCEIK; encoded by the coding sequence atgtttttttcaaaacctttcTTCAAAAATGTTGCTCTGCAAAACTTCAGATTTCAAACATACAATTCATCTATGCAAATTatgaaatcttttgaaaacATTCTTAGGACCGGTTGTGATAAGACCATGTATGGAAACATTCTTATATGTGAGCATCCACCAGTGTATACTGTTGGTATACGTAAAAAAAGCTATATTGATGGGGACATAATTCGAAACCTAAAGGACAAAGGAGCTGAATTTTGTTATGCTGATCGTGGGGGACTAATAACATTTCATGGTCCAGGGCAATTAGTTTGTTACCCaattcttgatttaaaaaagttcaatttaagCATACGTTGTTACATTAATCAGCTTGAACAAGTTATAATTGATACTTGCACTGATTTAGGAGTTGCTACTGAACGAACTAATGATGTAGGAGTATGggtaaaagaaaataaaatagctGCAATTGGAGTCCATTGTCGTCAACATATTTCAACTCATGGTTTAGCTATTAATTGTAACAcaaatttaaattggtttaaaaatattgtaccTTGTGGTTTGGTTGGTAAAGGAGTGACATCCTTAAGTAAAGAGTTAAATGATGATATTACAGTTGATCATGTTTTAccgatatttttaaaaagatttgaaaaaacatttggtTGTGAAATAAAGTAG